A section of the Lineus longissimus chromosome 1, tnLinLong1.2, whole genome shotgun sequence genome encodes:
- the LOC135498445 gene encoding uncharacterized protein LOC135498445, whose amino-acid sequence MAPAGITPALLLVLLSLVGLSLQETNFFVGAGRADVTGPAAGVNMMGYANPGQTTAGIHTRLFSRAFIIADPKNSTRVIFVSVDSCMITTVVKTQVLLKLQKLYGKAYNAENVCISGIHTHSGPAGYHQYVLFEITSYGFIRQSLDALVDGIVLSIERAHKSIKPANIFFNEGELLSSNINRSPSAYLNNPADEKAKYRYNVDKNMTLLKFVDANGTPFAMISWFPVHCTSMNNTNSLISADNKGHASYLFEKEMNGGTFLPDGSDTFVAAFAQSNEGDVSPNTRGAHCQDTGLPCSMNHSTCNGKSEKCIATGPGKDMFESTKIIGENQYNKAKALFDAANLAISGPVGFVHQYVDMTNFSVPINKTYTAKTCKPAMGFSFAAGTTDGPGAFDFTQGDTTGNKFWQIVRNIIKKPSAAASACHDPKPILLSTGEMSWPYAWQPSIVETQLLLIGQFVVTAVPGEFTTMSGRRVRNAVLKSLVSKGFSPDTKTVIAGLSNTYSDYIATFEEYQIQRYEGASTIYGPHTLQAYVLQYSKLAEALATHRNISRGPSPPDLLSKQFELLPGVVFDSAPMGKSMGDVLEDANSHYTPGSEVSVVFVTGNPRNNLKQEHTFLTVEKQQTDGTFKVFYTDIDWCTLYKWKRTSVLLGHSTATIVWNIPADQAPGKYRITHYGDAKSLFQSPKSFQGQSRVFDVGSRRSLHRLWRKRNWTVGRNTYSMRR is encoded by the exons ATGGCTCCTGCAGGGATAACACCAGCATTGCTGCTTGTTCTTCTCTCTCTTGTGGGACTTTCGCTTCAAGAAACTAACTTCTTTGTGGGAGCAGGAAGGGCAGATGTCACTGGACCAGCAGCAGGCGTCAATATG atGGGTTATGCGAACCCTGGCCAAACAACTGCTGGTATTCACACCAGATTGTTCAGCCGAGCTTTCATCATCGCCGACCCAAAGAACAGTACGAGAGTCATCTTTGTCAGTGTGGATTCCTGCATGATTACAACTGTTGTCAAAACACAG GTTTTGTTGAAACTACAGAAATTGTACGGCAAAGCTTATAATGCAGAGAATGTGTGTATCAGCGGTATCCACACCCATTCTGGTCCGGCCGGGTATCATCAGTATGTCCTTTTTGAAATCACGTCTTATGGATTTATCCGCCAGAGTTTGGATGCGCTTGTAGATGGAATCGTCTTG AGTATTGAGCGAGCCCACAAGAGTATCAAACCAGCCAATATCTTCTTCAATGAAGGTGAACTCTTGTCGAGTAACATCAACAGGAGTCCGTCTGCCTACCTGAACAATCCTGCAGATGAGAAGGCCAA GTACAGATATAATGTGGACAAGAACATGACCCTCCTGAAGTTTGTGGATGCCAATGGGACACCATTTGCAATGATCAGTTGGTTCCCTGTGCACTGTACGAGCATGAATAACACGAACAGTCTCATCAGCGCTGATAACAAGGGTCACGCTTCCTATCTGTTCGAGAAAGAAATGAACGGAGGAACATTTCTTCCTGATGGCAGC GACACCTTTGTGGCAGCCTTTGCCCAGTCAAACGAGGGAGATGTCTCGCCCAATACGCGGGGGGCCCATTGTCAAGACACAGGACTACCCTGCTCTATGAACCACAGTACTTGTAATGGAAAG AGTGAGAAGTGCATTGCCACAGGTCCAGGGAAGGACATGTTTGAGAGTACAAAGATCATAGGAGAGAACCAGTACAACAAAGCAAAG GCCCTATTTGATGCAGCGAACTTGGCCATCTCTGGACCAGTAGGGTTTGTTCATCAGTATGTCGACATGACCAATTTCTCGGTGCCTATCAACAAGACTTATACG GCGAAGACTTGTAAGCCAGCAATGGGATTCAGCTTTGCGGCTGGAACAACGGATGGGCCAGGAGCATTTGACTTTACTCAAG GCGACACCACTGGGAACAAATTCTGGCAGATTGTGAGAAACATCATCAAGAAGCCATCTGCTGCGGCATCAGCTTGTCATGACCCGAAGCCCATATTACTGAGCACTGGGGAG ATGTCCTGGCCCTATGCATGGCAGCCCAGTATTGTCGAAACTCAGCTGCTGCTGATCGGACAGTTTGTTGTCACAGCAGTACCTGGAGAGTTTACCACCATGTCTGGTCGCAGAGTCAGGAATGCCGTTCTCAAG TCTCTCGTCAGCAAAGGCTTCTCCCCAGACACCAAGACAGTAATAGCTGGCCTCTCCAATACCTACTCAGATTACATTGCAACTTTTGAGGAATACCAG ATACAAAGATACGAAGGGGCATCCACCATTTACGGTCCTCATACTCTCCAGGCATACGTCTTACAGTATTCAAAGCTTGCAGAGGCACTTGCAacg CACCGTAATATATCGAGGGGACCATCGCCGCCAGATCTCCTATCCAAACAATTCGAGCTTCTACCTGGTGTCGTATTTGATTCTGCTCCGATGGGAAAATCAATGGGCGATGTCCTTGAGGATGCCAACTCACATTACACACCA GGTTCGGAGGTATCCGTCGTCTTCGTAACAGGAAACCCGAGAAACAATCTTAAGCAAGAACATACGTTCCTTACTGTGGAGAAGCAGCAAACTGATGGGACGTTCAAGGTCTTCTACACTGACATCGACTGGTGCACGCT gTATAAGTGGAAAAGGACGAGTGTTTTGTTAGGCCACAGCACTGCGACTATCGTGTGGAACATACCCGCAGACCAAGCCCCGGGAAAGTACCGCATCACGCATTATGGAGATGCCAAGAGTCTCTTCCAGAGCCCCAAGTCATTCCAGGGACAATCACGAGTCTTTGATGTTGGTTCACGCAGATCACTCCATCGCCTGTGGAGGAAGAGGAATTGGACTGTAGGGAGGAATACCTACAGCATGAGGAGATAA
- the LOC135498433 gene encoding centrosomal protein 20-like — protein sequence MATVQELKGVVKDTLENRGVLGQLKARIRAEVFNALDDQSESAPPLSNENLLVNELIREYLEFNKYKYTSSVLMAESGQPQTPLDRQFLVNELNLAENRESQSVPLLYGVVAHFLNRKGGARGRSPRKAVTPRSAGHSARTPRRHNPFGDEERAMNHGGDDEEFDGLSHGPFVVEGGRR from the exons atgGCGACCGTTCAAGAATTGAAAGGAG TTGTGAAAGACACACTTGAGAACCGTGGGGTGCTGGGACAGCTGAAGGCCAGGATCCGAGCGGAGGTGTTTAACGCTCTTGATGACCAGAGTGAATCGGCTCCTCCCCTCAGTAATGAGAACCTCCTCGTTAATGAGCTCATCAGAGAATATTTAGAATTCAACAAATACAAGTACACTTCATCAGTATTAATGGCAG AATCTGGTCAACCACAAACACCTCTTGATCGCCAGTTTTTAGTAAATGAACTCAACCTTGCTGAGAACAGGGAAAGCCAGTCCGT GCCTTTGCTGTATGGGGTTGTTGCTCATTTCTTGAATCGTAAGGGCGGTGCCCGGGGCAGGTCCCCGAGGAAAGCCGTGACACCCAGGAGTGCTGGCCACAGTGCAAGGACCCCACGCAGACATAATCCCTTTGGGGATGAGGAAAGAGCAATGAACC atgGTGGGGATGATGAGGAATTTGACGGACTCAGTCACGGCCCATTTGTTGTTGAAGGCGGTCGCAGGTGA
- the LOC135486834 gene encoding mitotic spindle assembly checkpoint protein MAD2A-like, whose protein sequence is MDTFFSLPFEIMPPATQQQHAITLKGSAEIVAEFFFYGINSILYQRGIYPTEQFQRTAQYGMSLLVTTDNEVTTYVKELLAQVKGWLMNMCIQKLVVVIKCKETNETLEKWQFNIECDKTAKETGKAGAGKEEKDIRKEIGSVLRQITASVSFLPLLDKVCVFDVLVYTDRDLEVPEEWGESNAHFIENSEEVRLRSFNTRIHKVDAMVCYKNID, encoded by the exons ATGGATACATTCTTCTCCCTTCCATTTGAAATCATGCCGCCAGCAACACAACAACAGCACGCGATTACGCTCAAAGGATCTGCCGAAATAGTGGCAGAATTCTTCT TCTATGGCATCAATAGTATACTCTACCAGAGAGGGATCTACCCAACGGAACAGTTTCAAAGGACGGCACAATATGGCATGTCCCTTCTTGTCACCACAGATAATGAGGTTACCACTTATGTCAAAGAACTGCTTGCACAAGTCAAAG GTTGGTTGATGAATATGTGCATCCAGAAACTGGTGGTGGTGATCAAATGTAAAGAGACCAATGAGACCTTGGAGAAGTGGCAGTTCAACATTGAATGCGACAAGACTGCTAAGGAAACTGG caaAGCTGGTGCAGGAAAGGAGGAGAAAGACATTCGCAAGGAAATTGGTTCAGTACTTCGTCAGATCACAGCAAGCGTCTCCTTCCTGCCATTACTTGACAAAGTCT GTGTCTTTGATGTACTAGTTTACACGGACCGTGACTTGGAAGTTCCAGAGGAATGGGGCGAATCGAATGCTCACTTCATTGAGAATTCAGAGGAAGTGCGTCTCCGATCCTTCAATACTCGTATTCATAAAGTGGATGCCATGGTGTGCTATAAGAACATTGACTAA
- the LOC135486844 gene encoding NADH dehydrogenase [ubiquinone] 1 alpha subcomplex subunit 6-like, protein MASKIVHQGVKQVKPILSTTKDEARRRVLNLYKAWYRQVPYIVKDYDVPITVPQCRDQLRELFIKNKNVTDIRVIDRLVIQGQMDLVETAQIWKQKTHVMKFFGDTVNKKPADFLSKFYDGHE, encoded by the exons ATGGCTTCGAAAATTGTCCATCAAGGGGTAAAACAAGTAAAACCCATCTTATCTACGACCAAGGATGAAGCAAGGCGACGCGTTCTGAACTTATATAAAGCTTGGTATCGACAGGTCCCATACATAG TCAAAGATTATGATGTACCCATCACAGTTCCTCAGTGCAGAGACCAGTTACGAGAGCTATTTATAAAGAATAAGAATGTCACAGATATACGAGTGATTGATAGACTAGTGATCCAG GGCCAAATGGATTTGGTAGAAACAGCACAGATATGGAAACAAAAGACCCATGTAATGAAATTTTTCGGAGACACCGTCAACAAGAAGCCTGCAGATTTTTTGTCCAAATTCTATGATGGACATGAATAG